A genomic region of Burkholderia humptydooensis contains the following coding sequences:
- a CDS encoding TonB-dependent siderophore receptor, with protein sequence MPQTINVVTAQQIEMTGATDLNQALRYVPGFASFGSDSRTDWYAALRGFTPTLFVDGLQAPNTATIANWRVDPFMIDSVGVLRGPASVLYGAGDPGAIVDVRAKRADGERVREAGVQIGNDARKQFMFDVGDRLGGDGEYAYRLVGVARDGNASTGPNADRRIALAPSFRWRPDARTSLTVSASCLRDQSDISFNFLPARGTVLPNPNGRLSPDIYMGDPAFNDYRKKQWSVGYQFEHALDSTWTLRQSVRWMHLSLDDASVFGNGLARGSTTDMMRFAGLFQLNYSRFDIDSNAQARFGTGPLEHTLLLGLHYNRQTTTNSVWLALAPSLNLYDPVYTPVTAAIFSGPTSLGHIDQYTAMNTFGVYAQDQIEWRRWALTIGGREDRVSLRQDDLAAGAQSRADVSAFSGRLGLTYRGDHGLSPYVGYATSFNPVIGVRIFGGGVPKPTRGAQIEAGLRWQAPGRNLMLSAAVYRIDETNVVTPAPTNLDPTGTSFVQTGEVRSRGVELSAVGKVTPELSIVASYVYQDVKNVKANDASLNHWPVAVPLPRQMASLWGDWTSHAGPLSGLGFGGGIRYQSASAGAPDNALNVASYTLYDAALHYDTRAWRFALNVTNVFDRHFVSGCQSSAVCVFGNERTVLASAKYNW encoded by the coding sequence GTGCCCCAGACGATCAACGTCGTCACGGCGCAGCAGATCGAGATGACCGGCGCGACCGATCTCAACCAGGCGCTGCGCTACGTGCCGGGCTTCGCATCGTTCGGCTCCGACAGCCGTACCGACTGGTATGCGGCGCTGCGCGGCTTCACGCCCACGTTGTTCGTCGACGGATTGCAGGCGCCGAATACGGCCACCATCGCGAACTGGCGCGTCGATCCGTTCATGATCGACAGCGTCGGCGTGCTGCGCGGGCCGGCGTCGGTGCTTTACGGCGCGGGCGATCCGGGCGCGATCGTCGACGTGCGGGCGAAGCGGGCCGACGGCGAGCGCGTGCGCGAAGCAGGCGTGCAGATCGGCAATGATGCGCGCAAGCAGTTCATGTTCGACGTCGGCGACAGGCTGGGCGGGGACGGCGAATATGCGTACCGCCTCGTCGGCGTCGCGCGCGACGGCAACGCGTCGACCGGCCCGAACGCGGACCGGCGCATCGCGCTTGCGCCGTCGTTCCGGTGGCGGCCGGATGCCCGCACTTCGCTGACGGTTTCCGCGTCCTGCCTGCGGGACCAGAGCGACATCTCGTTCAATTTCCTGCCCGCACGGGGCACCGTGCTGCCGAATCCGAATGGCCGCCTGTCGCCGGACATCTACATGGGGGACCCGGCGTTCAACGATTACCGGAAGAAACAGTGGTCCGTCGGCTATCAGTTCGAGCACGCACTCGATTCGACGTGGACGCTGCGCCAGAGCGTGCGCTGGATGCACCTGTCGCTCGACGACGCATCGGTTTTCGGCAACGGCCTTGCCCGCGGCAGCACGACGGACATGATGCGCTTCGCGGGGCTGTTCCAGTTGAACTACAGCCGCTTCGACATCGACAGCAACGCGCAGGCGCGCTTCGGCACGGGGCCGCTCGAACACACGCTGCTGCTCGGCTTGCACTACAACCGGCAGACGACGACCAACAGCGTATGGCTCGCGCTGGCGCCGAGCCTGAATCTTTACGATCCCGTCTACACGCCTGTCACGGCGGCGATCTTCTCCGGCCCGACGTCGTTGGGCCACATCGATCAGTACACGGCGATGAACACGTTCGGCGTATACGCGCAGGACCAGATCGAATGGCGCCGCTGGGCGCTCACGATCGGCGGCCGCGAGGACCGGGTGAGCCTCCGGCAGGACGATCTCGCGGCGGGCGCGCAGTCGAGGGCGGACGTCAGCGCGTTCTCGGGCCGCCTCGGGCTGACCTACCGGGGCGACCACGGGCTGTCGCCATACGTCGGCTACGCGACGTCGTTCAATCCGGTGATCGGCGTCAGGATATTCGGCGGCGGCGTGCCGAAGCCGACGCGCGGCGCGCAGATCGAGGCTGGCCTGCGCTGGCAGGCGCCCGGCAGGAACCTCATGCTGAGCGCCGCCGTCTACCGGATCGACGAGACGAACGTGGTGACGCCCGCGCCGACGAATCTCGATCCGACGGGCACGTCGTTCGTGCAGACGGGCGAGGTGCGCTCGCGAGGCGTCGAGCTGAGCGCGGTGGGCAAGGTCACGCCGGAACTGTCGATCGTCGCGTCATATGTCTATCAGGATGTGAAGAACGTGAAGGCGAACGACGCGTCGCTGAACCACTGGCCGGTCGCGGTTCCGCTCCCGCGCCAGATGGCGTCGCTGTGGGGCGACTGGACATCGCATGCGGGCCCGCTATCGGGGCTGGGGTTCGGCGGCGGCATTCGCTACCAGAGCGCGTCGGCGGGCGCGCCGGACAACGCACTGAACGTCGCGAGCTACACGCTGTACGATGCGGCGCTGCACTACGACACCCGCGCCTGGCGTTTCGCGCTGAACGTGACGAACGTGTTCGACCGGCATTTCGTCAGCGGTTGCCAATCGTCCGCGGTCTGCGTATTCGGCAACGAGCGCACCGTCCTCGCCAGCGCGAAATACAACTGGTGA
- a CDS encoding cupin domain-containing protein has product MSRSVFEAVRLDDVVLQPSPIDPGWIIEGAPVARSGRWSCSPDSTTSMWVWDCTAGRFNWYFDCDETIHVIEGEVIVSSDGDPPRTLRAGDAALFYAGSRTEWHVPKYVRKHAILRPHLAGPVLFVHRAIRKLAGALR; this is encoded by the coding sequence ATGTCCCGTTCCGTTTTCGAGGCCGTACGGCTGGACGACGTCGTATTGCAACCTTCTCCGATCGATCCCGGATGGATCATCGAAGGAGCGCCCGTTGCGCGCAGCGGCCGGTGGTCGTGCAGCCCCGACTCGACGACGTCGATGTGGGTCTGGGATTGCACCGCGGGGCGTTTCAACTGGTACTTCGACTGCGACGAAACCATTCACGTGATCGAGGGCGAGGTGATCGTCTCGTCGGACGGCGACCCGCCCCGCACGCTGCGCGCCGGCGACGCCGCGTTGTTCTACGCCGGCAGCCGCACCGAATGGCACGTGCCGAAGTACGTGCGCAAGCACGCGATCCTGCGGCCGCACCTTGCCGGGCCGGTGCTTTTCGTCCACAGGGCGATCCGCAAGCTGGCCGGCGCGTTGCGGTGA
- a CDS encoding SMP-30/gluconolactonase/LRE family protein produces the protein MESSNRPARTDAAAAATLLVDCRNALGEGATWCDATRALYWVDIEGARLWRWRAAGAYGGAATDSWEMPERIACFALTDDPDVLLVGLASRIAFFDTRRRALAPVVDVEPELPTRVNDGRCDRAGAFVFGMKDEGGGASPRAVGGYYRLNADLSLQRLALPPAAIANGIAFSPDGSAMYFCDSPTREIQVCDYRPGGGVDRVRSFVRLADADGEPDGSTVDASGGVWNAQWGGARVVRYDAQGVETDRIAVPTPQPSCVALDGDGRLYVTSARVGLDGGALARDPGAGGVFVAGTRHAGIATPRFALARNA, from the coding sequence ATGGAATCATCGAATCGACCGGCGCGAACGGATGCGGCAGCCGCCGCGACGCTGCTGGTCGACTGCCGCAACGCGCTGGGCGAAGGCGCGACGTGGTGCGACGCGACGCGCGCGCTGTACTGGGTCGACATCGAAGGCGCGCGCCTGTGGCGATGGCGCGCGGCCGGCGCGTACGGCGGCGCGGCGACGGACAGTTGGGAGATGCCCGAGCGCATCGCATGCTTCGCGCTCACCGACGATCCCGATGTGCTGCTCGTCGGCCTTGCGTCGCGCATCGCGTTCTTCGACACGCGCCGGCGGGCGCTCGCGCCGGTCGTCGACGTCGAGCCCGAGCTGCCGACGCGCGTCAACGACGGCCGCTGCGACCGCGCGGGCGCCTTCGTGTTCGGGATGAAGGACGAGGGCGGTGGCGCGTCGCCGCGCGCGGTGGGCGGCTATTACCGGCTGAACGCGGATTTGAGCCTGCAGCGGCTTGCGCTGCCGCCCGCCGCGATCGCGAACGGCATCGCATTTTCTCCGGACGGCTCGGCGATGTATTTCTGCGATTCGCCGACGCGGGAAATCCAGGTGTGCGACTACCGGCCGGGCGGCGGCGTCGATCGCGTCCGGTCGTTCGTCCGGCTTGCCGACGCGGACGGCGAGCCCGACGGCTCGACGGTCGATGCAAGTGGCGGCGTGTGGAACGCGCAGTGGGGCGGCGCGCGGGTCGTGCGCTACGACGCGCAAGGCGTCGAGACCGATCGCATCGCGGTGCCGACGCCGCAGCCGAGCTGCGTGGCGCTCGACGGCGACGGGCGGCTATACGTGACGAGCGCGCGCGTCGGCCTCGACGGCGGCGCGCTCGCGCGCGATCCGGGCGCGGGCGGCGTGTTCGTCGCCGGTACGCGCCATGCGGGAATCGCGACGCCGCGGTTCGCGCTCGCGCGCAACGCATGA
- a CDS encoding DUF1801 domain-containing protein, whose amino-acid sequence MKNTDSPENQPASGLIDRRIAELGDWRGDTLSRMRRLIHEADPDVVEEWKWRGTPVWSHDGIICTGESYKAVVKLTFAKGASLDDPAGLFNSSLDGNVRRAIDIREGETLDANAFKTLVRAAIAVNQSNGKAKAESKAKRAKPDEK is encoded by the coding sequence ATGAAAAACACCGATTCGCCCGAAAACCAGCCGGCCTCCGGGCTGATCGACCGACGGATCGCCGAACTCGGCGACTGGCGCGGCGACACGCTGAGCCGGATGCGCCGGCTGATCCATGAAGCGGACCCGGACGTCGTCGAGGAATGGAAGTGGAGAGGCACGCCCGTCTGGTCGCACGACGGCATCATCTGCACCGGCGAGTCGTACAAGGCGGTCGTCAAGCTGACTTTCGCCAAGGGCGCATCGCTCGACGATCCGGCCGGACTCTTCAATTCGAGCCTCGACGGCAACGTCCGGCGCGCGATCGACATCCGCGAAGGCGAGACGCTTGACGCCAACGCGTTCAAGACGCTCGTGCGCGCCGCGATCGCGGTCAATCAGTCGAACGGCAAGGCGAAGGCGGAGTCGAAGGCAAAGCGCGCGAAGCCGGACGAGAAATGA